The Mucilaginibacter yixingensis genome window below encodes:
- a CDS encoding SusC/RagA family TonB-linked outer membrane protein → MRRIFTSFLYAFVCLCISTLAHAQTAEKILIKGRVVDAKDKLPVIGATVSEQDADKRTINAIATDIDGNFALKINNPANKIVISIISYKTLSLPIGTRRQFNVSLESSSNDLNEVVIKARTQSGNGTGMNIDKRDLTVSNFTLNAADVETLQATTIDQAVQGRLPGVDIVSNSGDPGAGMSIKIRGTASLNAGSNPLIVVDGVPYNTSVPQDFNFATANNTEYADLLAIAPSDIKDISVLKDAAATAVWGAKAANGVLIINTKRGQVGPPTVTYTFKGSSTQQPGYIPLLNGAQYTTFIPEMVMNVNGAPLNTFNFKEFENDPYDVYYYKNYSQNTDWVKAISRTGSNYDNNLSVSGGGEKARYFASVGYNNQTGTTIGTGLNRLNTRLNLDYIVSDKIKFSASVAYTHSNTLFDYSSKNDGTGDDNVRTIAAIKMPNASIYEYNEFGYLTPTYFSPASGAQGQYPAIFNPVAMANAAQNSKLGDRITPHFNVIYTISPAFTATTDIQFDINNQKQTRFLPQIATGRPFTETTVNSGSISDYDTYSVTTKTNLLFNPDLGEKHSLQTLLSLQTEDDKSLTVGQAVTNTASSTLTDPSAPGRTLSAYPASVNPFTSSIAQTRDVAAVMSVQYKYLDRYIIAVAARGEGNSIFGPTYRYGLFPSVSTRYRMSAEPFMRKFSGWLDDFSLRASYGVTGSAPETPYLYYAIYNSTPSSYLGVNGLQASSIQLNNLRWEKLQGLTLGFSTVMFKGRLNIDLDFYRNQTHDLLNKDLAIASYNGFPTLPYNNVGVMQNSGFELNIITTPYKSKNLNIDFNFNIANNINKLLQISPYYATSSGNITTNGQYLKVLQLGNPLGSIYGYKFKGVYKDADATIARDASGNKIVAPDGTPVQMRFNYPQSSYLFQPGDAMYEDINHDGNINAQDVVYLGNGNPKFTGGFGPTFTIKSKFVISAFFNYRIGGDAINMTKMNTSNEYSFNNQSTAVLRRWRHPGDITDIPRALYNTGYNWLGSDRYVESTTYLRLRSVTARYNFAKTLAAKIHAKSMNAYVTVENLLTFTHYTGQDPEVGGTSDIYGQVVDNSVTPPLKQFTLGLSITF, encoded by the coding sequence ATGAGAAGAATTTTTACCAGTTTTCTATACGCATTCGTCTGCTTGTGTATAAGTACGCTCGCCCATGCGCAAACTGCCGAGAAGATATTGATTAAAGGTAGGGTTGTAGATGCCAAAGATAAGTTGCCCGTAATAGGAGCAACCGTGTCTGAACAGGACGCAGACAAGCGTACTATTAATGCGATAGCGACAGACATCGATGGTAACTTTGCGCTGAAAATCAATAATCCGGCAAATAAAATTGTTATTTCTATTATCAGTTATAAAACGCTTTCGTTGCCTATCGGTACCCGCCGTCAGTTTAACGTTAGCCTGGAAAGCAGCTCTAACGACCTGAACGAGGTAGTTATTAAAGCCCGCACGCAGAGTGGTAACGGTACCGGTATGAATATCGATAAACGAGATCTTACCGTATCAAACTTTACCCTGAATGCTGCCGACGTAGAAACCCTGCAGGCTACTACTATAGACCAGGCTGTACAGGGCCGTTTACCTGGTGTGGATATCGTATCAAACTCGGGTGATCCGGGTGCGGGTATGTCTATCAAAATCAGGGGTACGGCATCGCTTAACGCTGGTTCTAATCCACTGATTGTGGTGGATGGCGTGCCTTATAATACAAGTGTACCTCAGGATTTCAACTTTGCTACAGCCAACAATACAGAGTATGCAGACCTGTTGGCTATTGCACCTTCAGATATTAAAGATATCTCGGTGTTGAAAGACGCGGCGGCTACCGCAGTTTGGGGTGCCAAAGCGGCTAACGGTGTATTGATCATTAACACTAAACGTGGTCAGGTTGGTCCGCCAACGGTTACTTATACCTTTAAAGGTTCTTCTACGCAGCAGCCTGGTTATATTCCGCTGCTTAACGGCGCCCAGTACACTACCTTCATCCCCGAGATGGTGATGAATGTAAATGGTGCACCGCTCAATACCTTTAACTTTAAAGAGTTTGAGAACGATCCGTATGATGTATATTACTACAAAAATTACAGCCAGAATACAGACTGGGTAAAAGCTATTTCACGCACAGGTAGTAACTACGATAATAACTTATCGGTTTCTGGTGGTGGCGAGAAAGCCCGTTATTTTGCCTCTGTAGGTTACAATAACCAAACGGGTACTACCATTGGTACTGGTTTAAACAGATTAAATACCCGTTTAAATCTGGACTATATTGTATCTGATAAAATCAAATTCTCTGCTTCTGTGGCTTATACCCACAGCAATACACTGTTTGACTATTCAAGCAAAAACGATGGTACCGGCGACGACAACGTTAGAACCATTGCCGCTATCAAAATGCCTAATGCCAGCATTTATGAGTATAACGAGTTTGGTTATTTAACACCAACGTATTTTTCTCCAGCTTCAGGCGCACAAGGTCAGTATCCGGCAATTTTTAACCCGGTAGCCATGGCTAATGCAGCGCAAAACAGCAAACTGGGTGACAGGATTACACCACACTTTAACGTTATTTATACTATTTCTCCGGCATTTACTGCTACTACAGATATTCAGTTTGATATCAATAACCAGAAACAAACCCGTTTCCTGCCGCAAATTGCAACCGGACGTCCGTTTACAGAAACAACAGTAAACAGCGGTTCTATTTCAGATTATGATACTTACTCTGTAACCACTAAAACCAACTTGCTTTTCAACCCAGATCTGGGCGAGAAACACAGCTTGCAAACATTGCTTTCTCTCCAAACAGAGGATGATAAAAGCTTAACAGTTGGCCAGGCTGTAACTAACACTGCATCAAGCACATTAACAGACCCTTCTGCGCCGGGCCGTACGCTGAGTGCTTACCCGGCATCAGTTAATCCGTTTACATCATCTATTGCGCAAACCAGAGATGTTGCCGCGGTAATGAGCGTGCAGTACAAATACCTTGACCGCTATATTATTGCTGTAGCTGCACGTGGTGAGGGTAACTCTATTTTCGGGCCAACTTACAGGTACGGTCTTTTCCCGTCAGTATCTACCCGATACAGGATGTCGGCCGAGCCGTTTATGAGGAAGTTTAGCGGCTGGCTGGATGATTTCAGTTTACGCGCCAGCTACGGTGTAACCGGTTCTGCGCCAGAAACTCCATATCTTTATTATGCAATTTATAACAGTACCCCAAGCAGTTATTTGGGTGTTAACGGCCTGCAGGCATCAAGCATCCAGCTTAACAACCTGCGCTGGGAGAAACTGCAAGGTTTAACATTGGGCTTTAGCACGGTGATGTTTAAAGGTCGTTTAAATATCGATCTGGACTTTTACCGCAACCAAACTCATGATCTGTTAAACAAAGACCTGGCAATTGCCAGCTATAACGGTTTCCCAACGCTGCCATATAACAACGTGGGTGTTATGCAAAACAGTGGTTTTGAGTTAAACATTATTACCACTCCATATAAGTCTAAAAATCTTAATATCGATTTCAACTTTAACATTGCCAATAACATTAACAAGCTGTTGCAGATCTCTCCTTATTATGCAACATCAAGCGGCAATATTACCACCAATGGCCAATACCTGAAAGTTCTGCAATTAGGCAACCCATTGGGTTCAATTTACGGTTATAAATTTAAAGGTGTTTATAAGGATGCCGATGCCACCATTGCCCGCGATGCCAGCGGTAATAAAATCGTAGCTCCGGATGGTACACCAGTGCAAATGCGCTTTAACTATCCACAGTCATCATACCTGTTCCAACCGGGTGATGCTATGTATGAAGACATTAACCACGACGGTAACATCAACGCTCAGGACGTAGTTTACCTGGGTAACGGTAACCCTAAATTTACCGGTGGTTTTGGTCCAACGTTTACTATTAAGAGCAAGTTTGTTATTTCGGCTTTCTTTAACTACAGAATTGGAGGCGACGCAATTAACATGACCAAAATGAACACAAGTAACGAGTATAGCTTTAATAACCAAAGTACCGCGGTATTGCGCCGCTGGCGTCATCCCGGCGATATCACCGATATCCCACGTGCGTTGTACAACACTGGTTACAACTGGTTAGGTTCAGATCGTTATGTAGAGAGCACTACTTATCTGCGTTTACGCTCTGTAACTGCGCGCTACAACTTTGCCAAAACCCTGGCAGCTAAAATTCACGCCAAAAGCATGAACGCTTATGTAACCGTAGAGAACCTGTTAACCTTTACGCATTACACTGGTCAGGATCCAGAGGTTGGCGGCACGTCAGATATTTACGGGCAAGTAGTAGATAACTCAGTTACACCACCTTTGAAGCAATTTACTTTAGGCTTATCAATAACATTTTAA
- a CDS encoding RagB/SusD family nutrient uptake outer membrane protein, whose amino-acid sequence MLKNSFQKITLLVLIAVSACSCNKYLELRPQNGVTADQFWQTKEQLQSAVIGCYYAMEANPTAKQVTPAELFFDWGELRADFISPGLGIATAENDIINTNILPTNAVVKWQPIYRVINFCNYVLDFGPDVIKRDNTLTQDQLNNYLGEALALRSLMYFYLVRSFGDVPLKLHSTSTDDGLQQLAKTKQADILKQIVADLKTAEGYCPAAYSTNASDKGRVNKFTVDAILADVYLWMDDYADAITACDKVINSGKYALVPGGPNWFNILYGVGNSNEGIFELQFDAGTLNPYFAMFSSTTRYRFKAQQSIIDNFYSQDLNNPLNFDIRGNDVAIHIADGTIYKYTNLTATTFRTADVSYAHWIFYRFADVLLMKAEACANSSRGQETLDIINQIRTRANALPATVQSPDVADVNGLTNYILAERAREFPYEGKRWYDLLRIAKRNNFARRDVLLAAASVSVPPLYQQSAFSKIQDGNFLYFPVPQDDIQNDPNLVQNPFYK is encoded by the coding sequence ATGTTAAAAAATTCCTTTCAAAAAATCACTTTATTGGTTTTGATAGCCGTATCGGCCTGTTCATGTAATAAATATCTGGAGCTGCGACCGCAAAACGGTGTAACCGCCGATCAGTTTTGGCAAACCAAAGAGCAATTGCAGTCTGCCGTTATTGGTTGCTACTATGCTATGGAGGCTAACCCAACCGCCAAACAGGTTACTCCTGCCGAATTATTTTTCGATTGGGGCGAACTGCGTGCCGATTTTATATCACCAGGTTTAGGTATCGCGACAGCAGAAAACGATATTATTAATACCAACATATTGCCTACCAACGCTGTTGTTAAATGGCAGCCTATTTACCGTGTTATTAACTTTTGTAACTACGTGCTTGATTTTGGCCCGGATGTAATTAAAAGAGATAACACACTTACGCAAGACCAGTTGAATAACTATTTGGGTGAAGCATTGGCACTGAGATCGCTCATGTATTTTTACCTGGTGCGTTCTTTTGGCGATGTGCCGCTAAAACTGCATTCAACCTCTACAGATGATGGTCTGCAACAATTGGCCAAAACCAAACAGGCTGATATCTTAAAACAGATTGTTGCCGACCTGAAAACTGCCGAAGGTTATTGCCCGGCGGCGTATTCAACAAACGCGTCTGATAAAGGTCGTGTCAACAAGTTTACTGTTGATGCTATTTTAGCCGATGTTTACCTGTGGATGGACGATTACGCTGATGCGATAACCGCTTGTGATAAGGTAATCAATTCTGGTAAATACGCCCTGGTACCAGGTGGCCCTAACTGGTTTAACATCCTTTATGGCGTAGGTAACTCTAATGAGGGCATATTTGAGCTGCAGTTTGATGCCGGTACGCTTAATCCATATTTTGCCATGTTCAGCTCTACCACAAGATATCGCTTTAAGGCCCAGCAAAGCATCATTGATAACTTCTATTCGCAAGATCTCAATAACCCGCTTAATTTCGATATCAGGGGTAATGACGTGGCTATCCATATTGCCGATGGTACTATTTATAAATACACCAACTTAACGGCAACAACCTTTAGAACTGCCGACGTATCTTATGCACACTGGATATTTTATCGTTTCGCGGATGTTTTGTTGATGAAGGCTGAAGCATGTGCAAACAGTAGCCGCGGACAGGAGACATTAGATATTATTAACCAGATACGGACGCGTGCAAATGCCTTACCGGCTACAGTACAAAGCCCGGATGTTGCAGATGTTAACGGTTTAACAAACTATATACTTGCAGAGCGTGCGCGCGAGTTTCCGTATGAGGGCAAACGTTGGTATGATTTACTGAGGATTGCTAAAAGGAACAATTTTGCCCGTAGAGACGTACTGCTGGCAGCTGCATCTGTAAGCGTACCGCCGCTGTACCAACAATCGGCCTTTTCAAAGATCCAGGATGGTAATTTCCTTTATTTCCCTGTTCCGCAGGACGATATACAGAATGATCCAAATCTGGTTCAAAATCCATTCTATAAATAA
- a CDS encoding fasciclin domain-containing protein → MKTVINGMRYYLLLCMAAVTLLMSANGCKQDHLTLTTTNTVNLYTYMQQNPTQFSMFTQIIDKAGYASFFNTYGAYTFFIPNNDGVTAYLKATGKASVDAIDAATAKSLIGIAVVADTISTNNFSDGKMRTATNSGQYLITATRTVNNVSTTVINKQANLVKSNIRLGNGILHVIDNVLQPATLTLAQTIEKDSRYTIFLQALKETGFYDTLNVASSVATDPTRKYLTVIAETDSVFKAAGFNTYAQLKARYSTQGDPKNHADSLWLFMGYHVWPELSYVSDISVILSHPTLAPQEITTSQLVLPNVLLNNDTFNGKLEPGQALNRSTSDVSTTSGVLHNVNTHYTIKIRVPSAVYFDCAAQPEIIKTPGLYRSGVAVNNKFVLGTLSQVAMVGKGTNGNGVVYQSQTPAAAATGNSYYYGLDWLEPNVRFRLGNDGLQTIEFTTPVIVKGTYKIWFDYKRNGSGKVVLTYFDNVPLPNLLNNKDQLNFAESPAQAEARGYKSYSEAPANNATTPYFDFVGRLLGVVVIKTTGPHKIRFETTTDSSTNSGMVWDAIEFRPIDMDQLNPKLGRDGTLK, encoded by the coding sequence ATGAAAACAGTTATTAACGGAATGCGATATTACTTGCTGCTTTGTATGGCAGCTGTAACGCTCTTAATGTCTGCTAATGGTTGCAAGCAAGATCACCTTACTTTAACAACAACCAATACAGTAAACCTGTATACCTATATGCAGCAAAACCCAACGCAGTTTTCAATGTTCACGCAGATCATTGATAAGGCGGGTTACGCAAGCTTTTTTAACACATATGGTGCCTATACCTTTTTTATACCTAATAATGATGGTGTAACGGCTTACCTTAAGGCAACAGGCAAAGCCAGTGTAGACGCAATTGACGCCGCAACGGCAAAAAGCTTAATAGGTATTGCTGTAGTTGCCGATACTATTAGCACCAATAACTTTAGCGATGGTAAAATGCGTACGGCCACAAACAGCGGTCAGTACCTTATTACTGCTACCAGAACGGTAAACAATGTATCAACAACTGTAATCAATAAACAAGCCAATCTGGTTAAATCAAACATTCGATTGGGCAACGGTATATTGCATGTAATTGATAATGTATTGCAGCCGGCCACATTAACGTTGGCTCAAACCATTGAGAAAGATTCCCGGTACACCATTTTCCTTCAGGCGCTAAAAGAAACCGGCTTTTACGATACGCTTAATGTAGCATCTTCGGTAGCTACAGACCCTACGCGCAAATACCTCACCGTAATTGCCGAAACTGACAGCGTGTTTAAAGCAGCAGGTTTCAATACATACGCGCAACTTAAAGCAAGATACTCTACCCAGGGCGACCCTAAAAACCACGCCGATAGTCTTTGGTTATTTATGGGTTATCACGTTTGGCCAGAGCTGTCATACGTGTCAGATATCAGCGTTATTCTTTCGCACCCAACCCTGGCACCACAGGAGATCACCACCAGCCAGCTGGTGTTGCCAAACGTATTATTGAACAATGATACTTTCAACGGCAAGTTAGAACCGGGGCAGGCGCTTAATCGCTCAACCAGCGACGTATCTACCACCAGCGGTGTTTTACATAACGTGAACACCCATTATACCATTAAAATCCGTGTACCATCTGCCGTGTATTTTGATTGCGCGGCACAACCGGAAATTATTAAAACCCCGGGCCTCTACAGAAGTGGCGTAGCGGTTAATAATAAATTCGTATTGGGTACGCTTTCTCAGGTTGCTATGGTGGGCAAAGGCACCAACGGTAACGGTGTGGTTTATCAATCGCAAACACCTGCCGCCGCTGCTACCGGAAATAGTTACTATTATGGTTTAGACTGGCTTGAACCTAACGTACGTTTCAGGTTGGGTAATGACGGTTTACAAACTATAGAGTTTACCACTCCGGTAATTGTAAAAGGTACTTATAAAATATGGTTTGATTATAAACGTAACGGTAGTGGTAAGGTAGTACTTACTTATTTTGATAACGTACCGCTGCCAAACCTGTTGAACAATAAAGATCAGCTAAACTTTGCCGAGAGCCCTGCCCAGGCAGAAGCACGTGGCTATAAGAGCTACTCTGAAGCGCCGGCCAATAATGCTACAACTCCATATTTTGATTTTGTAGGCAGATTGCTTGGTGTGGTAGTTATCAAAACAACTGGCCCGCATAAAATCAGATTTGAAACAACTACAGACTCTAGTACCAACTCTGGTATGGTTTGGGATGCTATTGAGTTCAGGCCGATTGATATGGATCAGCTGAATCCGAAACTGGGTAGAGACGGAACGCTGAAATAG
- a CDS encoding fasciclin domain-containing protein translates to MINNKVKYLLMLICSVALLSACKKQWDQRTAIANQQLNVTLIEQIKANPNLSTFAKYLTQTGLDQVLASSKTFTVFAPTNTAMQSLDPAVASDPVQLKLFISNHIANQTYLASGIQGSIRIHTLTGKNVTFTRTTVEDANITTADQYVSNGTLNIIDKTLPVKLNISDFVRSLTTVGALQSAYVKSQDTSYTDTTQATVQSLDPKTGKPILVPGTGVVKYNKYFKKTAALDNEDSTYTYIVLTDAALNTERGKVSKYFTTVTNSVDTTTRLASFNVLKDVAIRGMVKPADLPASLKSVNGVNVPIDQSAIVQTYNASNGIVYVMSAVNFAVSEKITSITIQGEFPSFFTRADRASLAQYRIRPDINGKTYNDMFLQFSSSTTLASFFAAYRVSGLNTCQYRVYLRAVNDTLFNHIAKPGNISQRITFGQVSSIAVTDAATGTLTATTAVNYPYQNSTPYNYVPMEYTGATAGTITANSTINVVGGMLNVTKLSTINMYLQAANSTTVNANNLLIDYIRLDPVIQ, encoded by the coding sequence ATGATTAATAATAAAGTAAAATATCTTTTAATGCTGATATGCTCCGTGGCATTGTTGAGCGCTTGCAAAAAACAATGGGATCAGCGTACTGCCATTGCCAACCAGCAATTGAATGTTACGCTGATAGAGCAGATCAAGGCCAATCCAAACCTGAGTACTTTTGCAAAGTACTTAACGCAAACAGGTTTGGATCAGGTGCTGGCGTCGTCAAAAACGTTTACCGTTTTTGCGCCAACTAACACCGCCATGCAATCGCTTGATCCGGCCGTTGCGAGTGATCCTGTTCAATTGAAGTTGTTCATCTCAAACCATATTGCCAATCAAACTTACCTGGCATCTGGTATTCAAGGGTCTATCCGTATCCATACGCTGACCGGCAAAAACGTAACCTTTACCCGCACAACGGTCGAAGATGCTAATATTACTACTGCAGATCAGTATGTTAGCAACGGTACGCTTAACATTATAGACAAAACGTTGCCGGTTAAATTAAACATATCTGACTTTGTGAGGAGCCTTACTACGGTGGGCGCCTTACAAAGCGCTTATGTAAAGAGTCAGGATACCAGCTATACAGATACAACTCAAGCCACGGTACAGAGCCTTGATCCTAAAACCGGTAAGCCTATTCTGGTACCAGGTACAGGTGTGGTGAAGTATAACAAATACTTCAAAAAAACAGCAGCGCTGGACAATGAGGACAGTACCTATACTTACATCGTATTGACTGATGCAGCCCTGAATACAGAACGCGGTAAAGTGAGTAAGTACTTTACCACTGTAACCAACTCTGTAGATACCACCACCAGGCTGGCTTCATTCAACGTATTGAAAGATGTAGCTATCCGTGGGATGGTTAAACCGGCAGATCTGCCAGCCAGCCTTAAATCTGTAAATGGAGTTAACGTGCCTATTGATCAAAGCGCTATTGTGCAAACCTATAATGCCAGCAACGGTATTGTGTACGTAATGAGCGCGGTTAACTTCGCCGTTTCAGAAAAAATCACATCCATCACTATCCAGGGCGAGTTTCCGTCATTCTTTACGCGTGCAGACAGGGCGTCACTGGCGCAGTATCGCATCAGACCAGACATCAATGGCAAAACTTATAACGATATGTTTTTGCAGTTCTCAAGTAGTACTACACTGGCCTCATTTTTTGCAGCATATAGGGTAAGCGGTCTTAACACCTGCCAATACAGAGTTTATCTGAGGGCGGTTAACGATACTTTATTTAACCATATTGCTAAGCCAGGTAATATTTCGCAAAGGATAACCTTTGGTCAGGTAAGTTCAATAGCCGTAACAGATGCCGCCACCGGAACGTTAACCGCCACCACGGCCGTAAACTATCCGTACCAGAACAGCACTCCATACAATTATGTGCCGATGGAGTACACAGGCGCTACTGCGGGCACTATTACTGCCAACTCAACCATCAATGTTGTGGGTGGAATGCTTAACGTGACTAAACTTTCAACTATTAATATGTATTTGCAGGCGGCCAACAGTACAACGGTGAACGCGAACAACTTATTGATAGATTACATTAGACTGGACCCTGTTATACAATAA